The following are from one region of the Syntrophorhabdales bacterium genome:
- a CDS encoding aconitase family protein produces MGYTAVEKILMKHSVKPVDTVTPGEILTCRIDYAGMHEGFDAKKYEQFTSLGELTGVFDPSKIGMFMGHHFCTGHSDELAEDQKKTRDWAEKLGIKVFNFGTGIAHVIIMEQGYAFPGALCVFGDSHTPAYGAVGAISAQSGIEMSQVFLTGTLWFKVPDTHKYIITGQTKKGVYPRDVIQYIVREVGMDASVYKCIEWDGSYIHSLPVPLRFPFTLMSTELGAKCSFIEPDEILLEWLKGRVKHSYEIVKGDPDARFEKTYNFDVSSLEPQVCAPSSPENTKPLSEELGVKIDQVCIGTCTGGSIYDFREAAKIMKGHQVKARTLIIPGTDEVMKQCAAEGLLQTFVDSGCSLFPAYCGTCQTLSIGHLAPGEVQMHPGPRNWPGRTAEGSFSYLASPATCAATAVEGKIADPRNYL; encoded by the coding sequence ATGGGATACACAGCAGTTGAAAAGATTCTGATGAAGCATTCTGTGAAGCCTGTGGACACGGTAACACCCGGCGAGATCCTGACCTGCCGGATCGATTACGCAGGTATGCACGAAGGCTTCGACGCAAAGAAGTACGAACAGTTCACGTCACTGGGCGAGTTGACCGGCGTCTTCGATCCGTCGAAGATCGGCATGTTCATGGGGCACCATTTCTGCACAGGTCATAGCGACGAGCTGGCGGAAGACCAGAAGAAGACGAGAGACTGGGCGGAGAAGCTGGGAATAAAGGTATTCAACTTCGGGACCGGCATCGCGCACGTCATCATCATGGAACAGGGCTACGCTTTTCCCGGAGCGCTCTGTGTCTTCGGCGATTCACATACACCCGCGTACGGCGCGGTCGGCGCCATCTCCGCGCAGTCCGGTATCGAGATGTCGCAGGTCTTTTTGACGGGCACGCTCTGGTTCAAGGTGCCTGACACGCACAAGTACATCATTACCGGTCAGACCAAAAAGGGCGTCTATCCCAGGGACGTGATCCAGTACATTGTGCGCGAGGTCGGCATGGACGCTTCTGTCTACAAGTGCATCGAATGGGACGGCTCCTATATTCACTCGCTGCCAGTACCGTTGCGGTTCCCGTTCACGCTCATGTCGACAGAACTGGGCGCCAAGTGCAGTTTTATAGAACCTGACGAGATTCTGCTTGAATGGTTGAAGGGCAGGGTGAAGCATTCCTATGAGATCGTCAAGGGCGATCCGGATGCGCGCTTTGAAAAAACCTACAACTTCGATGTTTCAAGCCTTGAGCCTCAGGTTTGCGCGCCATCATCTCCGGAGAATACAAAGCCATTATCCGAAGAACTCGGCGTAAAGATCGATCAGGTCTGCATCGGCACGTGCACCGGCGGCAGCATCTATGATTTCCGTGAAGCAGCAAAGATAATGAAAGGCCACCAGGTGAAAGCACGCACATTGATCATTCCTGGCACCGACGAAGTTATGAAGCAGTGCGCTGCAGAAGGACTTCTCCAGACTTTTGTGGATAGCGGCTGCAGCCTTTTTCCTGCCTACTGCGGAACGTGCCAGACTCTGAGTATCGGCCACCTTGCTCCGGGCGAGGTGCAGATGCACCCGGGACCGCGCAATTGGCCCGGCCGGACTGCAGAAGGCTCCTTTTCTTACCTGGCATCACCCGCAACCTGCGCGGCAACAGCGGTCGAAGGCAAGATCGCAGACCCGCGGAATTATCTGTAG